In the Ctenopharyngodon idella isolate HZGC_01 chromosome 21, HZGC01, whole genome shotgun sequence genome, tttttgattgattgattgattgattaaggTTGGATACAAGGTTTAGTTTGTTTATCTGATTTAAAGACAATGGTATACTTCCTTATTGGGAAAGGGAgggaaatatataaatgtatttctgaataaaaaacaaGTAGTTTAGTATCAGTTCAATTACAAATTAAACACCCAAACTGAGAGTAGGAAGGTTATAATACTGTAAGCTAAACCAAAAGGTTGAgtaatcaaaataaaagaagCTTTATATATAAAGACAGAGAATTTTCCCTGTCATACTTGAATGCATCATTGTCTATGTTGAgtattgtttattaaatatctgTTCAATCTTTTTCCCACTAAATCAGGTTAATCAGGTTCAGGTTAATTCCAGTTCATCTCAATGGTAAAAAGTGTCccccctgaattcaccctatttattatctgacacacccacttcagtctctctctactaatgagctgatgagttgaatcaggtgtgttagatgGAGCTGATACCCTAACTTTAACTGAATACAAAACTTTATAGATGGACTTTGAGATTCATTcctaagtaaaaataaaaatggcattttcttTTGCTGAGGAGGATTTCTCTTGTCCAGTCTGCTGTGACATTTTTGTAAATCCTGTTCTTCTGTCATGTAGCCACAGTGTTTGTTCAGCCTGCATTCAGAGGTTTTGGAACAATAAAAGATTTAAAGAATGTCCGGTTTGCCGAAAAACATCTTCAAATGATCGTCCTCCGTTAAATTTGGCTTTGAGGAACCTGTGTGAGAGTTTTCAACAGGAGAGAAGTCAGAGATCTTCATCTGAAGATGAAATGGTCTGCAGCTTTCACAAAGAGAAGCTCAAGCTcttctgtctggatgatcaacAGCCCGTGTGTTTGGTGTGTCGAGACTCCAGAAAACACTCCAACCACAGATTCTGTCCTGTAGATGAAGCTGCGATGGACAATAAGGTCAGAtaatgttcaaaacattttattaaatcatcaaatattaataattattgacattttcacaatacagatttttttttatttgagactAAAGATCATATAGGCCTAAGATCAGATAAACCAAAGAGCAatttagaaacaaaactgaatttGTTAAATTTGTTGCAAAGTTGCAgtcttgccttccagtggctttggataAACCTCTCCCGACCGGCAAAGAACCGATTGCCCTAAACTCAGTGGTTTTCTTCCCTCGCTGCGCCTGCGCGAAAACAGAAGTCAAACCATTTCGTCTTTAATGCAGCAAGAAAGAAAACGAAAAGGAGATCTTTAAGTTCTGTAGCTATCAAACTAGCTCTAATTTCGCAAACTGTTGCTTTCCTCCAGTTCGTGCTGCAAAATAGATAAACCATATTACCCATGTCTTCCAAGCCACCTGCGTCTACACAGGCGCctcttttattaatttacttgatcatttatttgtttcactttattttatcaCTGGAAATgtgaactgtttttttgtttgtttgtttgtttgtttgtttgttttaaaccaCGAAGGCGAGCAagtggatatcacacaagcaatGTGCAAACTTTTAGTTAGACCTAATAAGTCTCAAACCtacagagccccgcacatgacatgcaagaaaaaaaataaatcgtgcgcacaattttttttaaaaaaattttatttctttttttttccctgcatgtcatgtctgggGCTCCGTACAAACCCCAGTCATTTGTTCACTATACAGAAAGTGAaaagtaaaaactgaaaagCTTTCGGCGCATAAATCCTTCAATGCTGGTAACGGTAtaatgtgtggatcagatagcCTACCCTcggttttcataaaaaatatcttaatttgtgttccgaagacaaacgaaggtcttacgggtttgggacggcATGAGGGACGATCTTGGGAAGACCTTCGTTCACGttcaggacacaaattaagatattgttgatgaaatccgatggctcagtgaggcctctattgccagcaatgccacaacttctcaagatccataaaggtacacaaaacagttcatgtgactacagtggttctaccttaatattataaagcaacgagaatactttgtgcaccaaaaataacaaataacgtcttttcaacaatatatagtgatgggcaattttaaaacactgcttcgaatcttttgtttcgactcagtggttcggagcgccaaagtcatgtgatttcagcagcttgacacgcgatccaaatcactgattcgaaacaaaagatttgtaaagcttcatgaagcagtgttttgaaatcagccatcactagatattgttgaagtcattttgtgcgccaaaaaaaaaaaaaatcttgttttttttttttctaacattaaggttgaaccactgaattcccatgaactgatttaaatgtttttagtacctttatggattttgtttggtggctttgctctcaatgcaggcctcactgagccatcggatttcatcaacaatatcttaatttgtgttctgaagatgaacgaaggtcttacgggtgtagaatgacattattttcatttttgggtgaactaaccctttaaatctgctCGTACAGTGAGAGTTGGTAACCTTGCTGAAAGCTCACAGAAATCACACAGTGTATGCCCAGCTTTACACTAAATTATCTAATGTTTGCTTTTAATACTTCAGTTTAGTGCGTCATCAGATAAAattgtaaaagtgttttgagttATGGTGCATCTGTCAGCACAAATCCACTCCCTCCACTGTCTGCACTATAAGTAAAAGAGGCaaaaactcaaaaataaaaacaaattcaacaCTCGTTTTGTTCTCTTTCAGGAGATACTCAAAGCTTCACTGAATCACTTACAGGAGGAACTGAGAATATCTGTGAATCTTGAACAGAATCTGTGTAAAACTGCTGAAGATATTAAGGTTtgaaataatgtgtttaatgcAATTCTGGAAGTGTAGATACTGATGATCTAGATTGGCtaatattgttgtcttttatttcagtttcacgCTCAACTCACAGAGATGCTGATTAAAGAGGAGTTTGAGGAACTTCATGAGATTTTACGCAATGAAGAAGCGGCCAGAATAACAGCGCTGAGAGAGGAAGAAGAGCAGAGGAATCAGATAATGGAGGAGAAGATGAAGGAGGCGACCAAACAGATTTCATCTCTCACAAGCATAATCGAAGACATAGAGGAGCAGATGAAGGCTGAAGATGTTTCATTCCTGCAGGTGTCAATGAATCTTCATTATTCTCCAGTTATATGAATGTCGATTTCAGAGATTTAAGCCAAACTAAGTTTTGCTGAATAATTAACAtcatgttgttttttctttacagAACTTTAAGGCCACATTGCAAAGGTTTGTGTGTCATGTCTGTTTCTCTCTGTCCTTCTGAACTCAAGCTATCATCATCATTTCTGACTCTTGAATGTTGTTTCAGAGCCCAGTATAGCCTTCCAGATCCAGACCCCAGTCCAAATGTGACGATCACTTTCACAGATCACCTGACCAACCTGAAGCTCAATGTCTTACAGAAGATGCAGGACAATGTTGGTAAAAGTGAGTATGACAGAATGCAACAATGTTTTCAGTATTATTTGTCTTGATGTATGTGTATCTGTTCTGTCTCTTCAGCTTCGGCCTTCAGCATCAATCGTTCTCATTTCCTAATTGATGAAGTCAAATATAATGAAGACAAGCATTTTCAGAGTGCTGGAGGAAATATGTTTGGAGGCCAACAGTCCAAAAAAGGACAACCGCAAGAAGTAAAACCAATGAAACACCGGTCCGAGTTCTCCTTTAAAGACTCACAGCATGAAGAAGGAAAAGAAGGGAGAACCCAGTCCAAACTGAGGAAAGAAGAGAGGACCCGGTCTAAGTTGAGAAAAGATGGGAGAACCCGGTCCAAGTACTCCTTAAAACACACACTGTAACTTGTTTGGGGTGGGTGTGTGGGTTACCTTGGAGGGGCACACCTTGGCACCGGCGCTGTGAATCTTCTCGCCACCTCTCATAAGAGAAACAAGCAAGCAGAACTTAAATGATGAGATCCAGTTGTCagaaaataaaagaacaaatgaacatgaaaagtgaaAAATCTGTTAATGTCATCAAATCAATGCTACACTAATGTTGGTTCAGTAGGAAAGAGAAACAGGTAGCCGATATAGacataaaaaaatgctaaaataaatattttgacaaAGAGAAATTATTAAATCTTATGTCTTTTTTGCATTTGAAGCTGTAAAGCATTTTCAACAAACTCGCATAGAAGTATATTTAAGGTaggcttttttttctcatttacatGTATGGatgtatttaataaaacaaaatttataacAGAAGGGTGAATTTAaatgacacacaaaaaaaataggACATCTTGTTGGGGTTATAGGAGGAATTGTCTCCATTTTTACTGACAACAGCTATATGTATATCACACCAAAATTTAGAAGTAACCTCACAGTAAAAGAACAGGTGATCAAGTGTGTCAGGAAAAGATAACAAAAGCCTCAATTAAATCGCTTCTGTATAAAGTCACTAACTGGGTAAGTCTTAAACATACTTTCCCagaaaataacactgataatCACTAGTGATAATGTGTTTAAGGTCTTTGTAAATAAGTTTATCATACTTGCTGTCTAAGAGGTGTAAATGACTTATTTTTAAAGAGGGAAGAGAATAAACTACAGGTCTAGATAAAGGATCTGCTTTGGGTTATTCTTAACAATCCAGTTTAAAAAGATGGTTCTTTACACATAGTAACAGTTCTACTTCAAACCGTATCGTCTTGAAGAGCCCTTTATATCAAaaactatagaataacacaagacgcgtcactcctattgttttgaatgggagaatgtGCAACGCGCAaaatggcggaataagtcccgccttctaaataagagccaatcgccgattgataaagtcatcgcgtcactgcagcggccgttagaagctccggtttctatagaaacagtcagacgcgcgcctcagAAATAAGGCaaaagagacgcgcatttaggaatgggcatgcgcattagcttgatccagcctgaaaaataccgtttttttgtcatgattcgagcgtttaaaaaacaaaatttatgagataTTATTTcactggtgatttcaaatatgaaatttaatcgaaagcttggcaaacaacttaggagaatttgatgtttccccattcaaagagataggagctgcacttggatgcccgagaggcgtttcaaagatggccgccgagtgaaatgacttgtcttaaagggactttgtttaTATGCTGAAATGGTTCTTCTTTTTTGccgcctttttgtttttcaaatctgtaaCTGTCAAAGCCACCTCATTACTGGttttctggagctcagccatcagtatattaaaataatttgtgtgAGATGGTATAAAAAGGGAGGGGAAATATGTCATTCTGATATACACTTCACCAGTCGGTGGCAGTAATACCAGTTTGTTGTTTGTTAACCACCAATAAAATCGCAAAAGAAGGAGGAAACGATTATTACTGAACTGAAAGTGAAACTTATGTACTTAGAAAAATGGCGTCACAATCTTTTGCTGAGGAGGATTTATCTTGTCCGGTGTGCTGTGATATTTATATAAATCCTGTTCTTCTGCCATGTAGCCACAGTGTTTGTTCAGCCTGCATTCAGAAGGTTTGggaaaataaaacatcaaaagaaTGTCCGGTTTGCCGAAGCTTATCTTCAAATGATCGTCCTCCGTTAAATCTGGCTTTGAGGAACCTGTGTGAGAGTTTTCAACAGGACAGAAGTCAGAGATCTTCATCTGAAGATGAAATGGTCTGCAGCTTTCACAAAGAGAAGCTCCTGCTcttctgtctggatgatcaacAGCCCGTATGTTTGGTGTGTCGAGACTCCAGAAAACACTCCAACCACAGATTCTGTCCTGTAGATGAAGCTGCGATGGACAATAAGGTCAGAtaatgttcaaaacattttatttaatcatcaaatatataattattgacAGACATTTTCACAAACCAATAAGCCCTACTGGGATGGGTTTATTCACATGAACAATGCAGACATGTTTTTTGTTAAATGATTGAGAGCAatttagaaacaaaactgaatttGCTTAATTTTTCTTTGCgtctttaattaataattttattctgaCTTCAAGCCAAAATCAGATTGTAAAAGTTGTAATCCTGTTAATTTTAtgctaataaataaaatgtttaaaattctAATTGTATCggtgaaataaaatttaagtATATTCAGAATAAATCAAATTTACAGTACAACACTACCATACAATACTACAGTACACTGATTTTTGAGTtaagggacaaaacatgttttagaagttagtttttattatttaatattacaatattttaaaactgaTATATTTGTAGACAAAGGTCTCGGCTGATGAACCATGTAAGGGAACaggtttttctgaaaatgtttttttttcttcttcttctttttcatttttcaaaattaacaaaaacctTCACCTGACAGTGTtaaatactgacggtgttgacaaaggTCCAGCTAGGGCCAAATATGTAAAGAGAATCATGAAACAACATTAGAAGAATTTCCCATAtgcaaaaaacatattaaatcatatatataGACTTTTTGAGAGCACTTGCCAATCATCAGACATAAAacctgacggagttgacaaaactGAATATTTTCCACCCTAACCACATGTTGTACAGtggagctttttttttctttctcagttgTAGCGGCCTTAATaaacatatcaaaaatgtcAAGATTTATTCtacaaatatttacagaaactaTTACACTGGGATGATGGAGTTGACATGTTAAAGCTGTGACCGCAGAGACTTCAACAttgtttgtataaaatatatattaaaaaaaagtgtcctACTGTGAGATCCACAATGAGCAGGAAATAGAAAAGGGGTCCTCGGAGTTGAAGATTACCATGACATTGCCTGATTTATTATTCAGAATTATAAAAAATCCAACGGAGTTGATGCAAAGTGAGGACACAACTTTGATAGgcttttttaatggaaaatataattcaaGGCTTACTTTTATTGTTTGATATATTACAGATCTCTGCctatcaatttaaatgtatatttttgaatttgttgCGTTTTTAAACACTTTGTTTGGCAATTTTACATTGTGACCTCATGCTGAGGACAGGCTAAATTACATGTTGCCTATTTTATTTAAGTATAGAgcatgtattaaaataatactaacaaaattatttaaaaataaaagcaatgaatGTCCTGAGTATCCAGTGGAGTATCCATTTCCTTTAGATGTaactttttaagtatttttattttggtgaatttatttatttatttattttttacgtaAAGATGTAACATTAAGGAAGATGACACAGCAGAATAAATTcaaacataatatttattaaccAAAATAACAATCAAAAAGTCAGTATCAATAGAGTCAATCAGTATCAATTGCATGTGAATGGATGCACCAAATGAAATGTTGTCAGTGCAAGTGAATtgatgtaaaacaaaacacaaatagcACAACATTAGAGCGCGGTCCTGGCAAGCTGCCCCCAAGCAAGACCTGAGCAGCCGTCCCGACGAACTCTTGCTCCATGTTTAAATCAGATCTGTGACTAGCAACAGATAGCTCAATTCACAAGACCTGcaataaaggggaaaaaaaacaaaaacgccCAAACCAACACAACTCAACCCTAACGGTGTGCAGaacatgttttgtcccttaTCTCAAGAATCCGTGAGTACCTTTCATAAATTCATTCACAGACTCATTTATTGATACATTGTGTAAGTACAATGGCACTTGAAAGAGTATTTATATAggctaattatttttattgcctTTGTTTTCCATAGCATAAACTGATTTAGCCTATTATATATGAAACAATTGAAAAATGGCTGGGTCATCTGGGACACAAAGGCATCTTTTCCACCTTTTGACCTCAAGATGTTGTTAGTGTACACAGTGTTGAAAAGCTTTGAGTAATGAACCATTTTACAATACAGTTGATGGGAAAGCCACAGTGCTTCACAAAACTTCTTTTCACCATCACTAAAATAAATGTGTCTGGTTTTAAGATAATGCCTTGATCCTGGCCTGTGTTCCCCTGGTCTtgtgttgattttatttaatttcctgTTCTGCACCATGTTTTGTAGTCCTTTGCAGTTCTTGTTGTATttccaggtgtgtcttgtttgcCTGTTACCgcttgtgtatttaaaccccaATGTTTCTTGTGTTACTTGTTGAGCCTTGTCCTTCTTGGATGTAATGTTTGATGAGCTCAGTCTGTTCCTGGttctctctctttgtgtttaatttgtttttgtttatcctGTTAATAAAATTCACTGTTTGGATCCAGCTCTCCAGCATTTTTGAGGTCCCCCTACATTACAGATAATGAGTGAACTATTTTTTCTGCATTACAGCAATAAGAATTTGAGAGAGAAATAAGCAactgacatgaaaaaaaaatcctttaaaaaaaagtctttagaCACTAACTAGACActtttaatatttcagtttaGTGCATCAtcagaaaatcataaaaaaaaaaaaatagacactATATTTATGTTCTCTTTCAGGATATACTCAATACTTCACTGGAACATTTACGGGAGGAACTGAGAATATCTGTGAATCATGAACAGAATCTGTGTAAAACTGCTGAAGATATTAAGGTTTGAAATAAACGATGGGATTAATGCAATTCTGGAAGATGCTGATGTAGATCTAGTTTGGCCAATATTGTTGTGTCTTTAATTTCAGTTTCAAGCTCAACAAACAGAGATGCAGATTAAAGAGGAGTTTGAGGAACTTCACCAGTTTCTACGCAATGAAGAAGAGACCAGAATAACAGCACTGAGAGAGGAAGAAGAGCAGAAGAGTAAGAAGATAAAGCAGAAGATGGAGGAGACAACCAAACAGATTTCATCTCTCAGAAGCATAATCAGAGACATAGAGGAGCAGATGAAGGCTGAAGATGTTTCATTCCTGCAGGTGTCAATGAATCTTCATTATTCTCCAATTATATGAATGTTAATTTCAGAGATTTAAGTCAAAATCAGTTTTGCTGAataatttgcatttcttttttctttacagAACTTTAAGGCCACATTGCaaaggtttgtgtttgtgtcatgTCTGTTTCTCTCTGTCCTTCTGAACTCAAGTCATCATATTCTtaaaagaaaaggttctatatagaagcTTAAAGGGTTCCATCAGacgcttcatatatagaacctttcaGAAGTACCAATCATTTTAtggattcattcattcattcgttcaaatgttatgaattaaacagcatGTAAACTTTATCACTAAAATTTGCCTGGCACAATgcagtcgatgagttgaatcaactccacagcaactacataagtttatccactaaccattcagaaacgtctaaaagttgtaacttcttcctgagtctctccatcagtgtcgactctggtttgaacaatgtaagactCTTTTCTAACTCTTTTGGCATAAAGGGGTtcttaaaattgagtcaagaaccctcgAGTTCTATATCCTTTTTTTTGGTGAGCAGCATCTCTGACTCTTGAATGTTGTTTCAGAGCCCAGTATAGCCTTCCGGATCCAGATCTCAGTCCAAGTGAGACGATTACTTTCCCTAATCACCTGACCAACCTAAAGTTCAATGTCTTACAGAAGATGCAGGGCAATATTGATAAATGTAAGTATGACAGAATGCAACAATGATTTCAATGTTATTTGTCTTAATGGAtatgtgtatgagtgtgtatcTGTtctctttcttcagcttcagACTTCAGCATCAATCATTCTCATGTCCTATTTGATGATTCAGTGAAATATAATGAATACAAGCATTTTCAGAGTAGTAGAGGGAACAGTCCAAATATGTTTGGAGGCCAACGGTCCAAGGAAACAAAAACAGTACCTAATTTATTTTGGGGGGCAAGGCCCGTAAATGATTCACGGCaagtgaaagaaaatgaaacaaaaacagtaactaATTTATTTTGGGGGGCAAGGCCCGTAAATGATTCACAGCaagtgaaagaaaatgaaacaaaaacagtacCTAATTTATTTTGGGGGGCAAGGCCCGTAAATGATTCACGGCaagtgaaagaaaatgaaacaaaaacagtaactgattttttgggggggacaAGGCCCGCAAATGATTCACGGCaagtgaaagaaaatgaaacaaaaacagtaactgattttttggggggggcaAGGCCCGCAAATGATTCACAGCaagtgaaagaaaatgaaacaaaaacagtaactaATTTATTTTGGGGGGCAAGGCCCGTAAATAATTCACAGcaagtgaaagaaaataaaacaaaaacagtaactgATTTTTTTCTGGGGGCAAGGCCCGTAAATGATTCACAGCAAGtgaaagaaaatcaaacaaaaacagtaactgatttttttgggggggcaaGGCCCGTAAATGATTCACAGCACGtgaaagaaaatcaaacaaaaactgtaactgatttttttgggggggcaaGGCCCGTAAATGATTCACAGCAAGtgaaagaaaatcaaacaaaaacagtaactgatttttttgggggggcaaGGCCCGTAAATGATTCACAGCAAGtgaaagaaaatcaaacaaaaacagtaactgatttttttgggggggcaaGGCCCGTAAATGATTCACAGCaagtgaaagaaaatgaaacaaaaacagtaactaATTTATTTTGGGGGGCAAGGCCCGTAAATGCAACCGACAGCAACCGACAGCAAGtgaaagaaaatcaaacaaaaacagtaactaATTTATTTTGGGGGGCAAGGCCCGTAAATGATTCACAGCAAGTGAAAGgaaatcaaacaaaaacagtaactaATTTATTTTGGGGGGCAAGGCCTGTAAATGATTCACAGCaagttaaagaaaataaaacaaaaacagtaactgATTTATTTGGGGGGGCAAGGCCCGTAAATGATTCACAGCACGtgaaagaaaatcaaacaaaaactgtaactgatttttttgggggggcaaGGCCCGTAAATGATTCACAGCAAGtgaaagaaaatcaaacaaaaacagtaactgatttttttgggggggcaaGGCCCGTAAATGATTCACAGCAAGtgaaagaaaatcaaacaaaaacagtaactgatttttttgggggggcaaGGCCCGTAAATGATTCACAGCaagtgaaagaaaatgaaacaaaaacagtaactaATTTATTTTGGGGGGCAAGGCCCGTAAATGCAACCGACAGCAACCGACAGCAAGtgaaagaaaatcaaacaaaaacagtaactaATTTATTTTGGGGGGCAAGGCCCGTAAATGATTCACAGCAAGTGAAAGgaaatcaaacaaaaacagtaactaATTTATTTTGGGGGGCAAGGCCTGTAAATGATTCACAGCaagttaaagaaaataaaacaaaaacagtaactgATTTATTTGGGGGGGCAAGGCCCGCAAATAATTCACAGCAAGTGAAAGAAAATCAAACGAAAACAGTAACTAATTTATTTTGGGGGGCAAGGCCCGTAAATGATTCACAGCAAGtgaaagaaaatcaaacaaaaactgtaactgatttttttgggggggcaaGGCCCGTAAATGATTCACAGCAAGtgaaagaaaatcaaacaaaaacagtaactgatttttttgggggggcaaGGCCCGTAAATGATTCACAGCaagtgaaagaaa is a window encoding:
- the LOC127504080 gene encoding uncharacterized protein LOC127504080 isoform X2, with product MAFSFAEEDFSCPVCCDIFVNPVLLSCSHSVCSACIQRFWNNKRFKECPVCRKTSSNDRPPLNLALRNLCESFQQERSQRSSSEDEMVCSFHKEKLKLFCLDDQQPVCLVCRDSRKHSNHRFCPVDEAAMDNKEILKASLNHLQEELRISVNLEQNLCKTAEDIKFHAQLTEMLIKEEFEELHEILRNEEAARITALREEEEQRNQIMEEKMKEATKQISSLTSIIEDIEEQMKAEDVSFLQNFKATLQRAQYSLPDPDLSPSETITFPNHLTNLKFNVLQKMQGNIDKSSDFSINHSHVLFDDSVKYNEYKHFQSSRGNSPNMFGGQRSKETKTVPNLFWGARPVNDSRQVKENETKTVTNLFWGARPVNDSQQVKENETKTVPNLFWGARPVNDSRQVKENETKTVTDFLGGTRPANDSRQVKENETKTVTDFLGGARPVNDSQQVKENQTKTVTDFFGGARPVNDSQQVKENQTKTVTDFFGGARPVNDSQQVKENETKTVTNLFWGARPVNATDSNRQQVKENQTKTVTNLFWGARPVNDSQQVKGNQTKTVTNLFWGARPVNDSQQVKENKTKTVTDLFGGARPVNDSQHVKENQTKTVTDFFGGARPVNDSQQVKENQTKTVTDFFGGARPVNDSQQVKENQTKTVTDFFGGARPVNDSQQVKENETKTVTNLFWGARPVNATDSNRQQVKENQTKTVTNLFWGARPVNDSQQVKGNQTKTVTNLFWGARPVNDSQQVKENKTKTVTDLFGGARPANNSQQVKENQTKTVTNLFWGARPVNDSQQVKENQTKTVTDFFGGARPVNDSQQVKENQTKTVTDFFGGARPVNDSQQVKENETKTVTNLFWGARPANNSQQVKENQTKTVTNLFWGARPVNDSQQVKENETRTVTNFWGERPVNYSQ
- the LOC127504080 gene encoding uncharacterized protein LOC127504080 isoform X3, which encodes MAFSFAEEDFSCPVCCDIFVNPVLLSCSHSVCSACIQRFWNNKRFKECPVCRKTSSNDRPPLNLALRNLCESFQQERSQRSSSEDEMVCSFHKEKLKLFCLDDQQPVCLVCRDSRKHSNHRFCPVDEAAMDNKDILNTSLEHLREELRISVNHEQNLCKTAEDIKFQAQQTEMQIKEEFEELHQFLRNEEETRITALREEEEQKSKKIKQKMEETTKQISSLRSIIRDIEEQMKAEDVSFLQNFKATLQRAQYSLPDPDLSPSETITFPNHLTNLKFNVLQKMQGNIDKSSDFSINHSHVLFDDSVKYNEYKHFQSSRGNSPNMFGGQRSKETKTVPNLFWGARPVNDSRQVKENETKTVTNLFWGARPVNDSQQVKENETKTVPNLFWGARPVNDSRQVKENETKTVTDFLGGTRPANDSRQVKENETKTVTDFLGGARPVNDSQQVKENQTKTVTDFFGGARPVNDSQQVKENQTKTVTDFFGGARPVNDSQQVKENETKTVTNLFWGARPVNATDSNRQQVKENQTKTVTNLFWGARPVNDSQQVKGNQTKTVTNLFWGARPVNDSQQVKENKTKTVTDLFGGARPVNDSQHVKENQTKTVTDFFGGARPVNDSQQVKENQTKTVTDFFGGARPVNDSQQVKENQTKTVTDFFGGARPVNDSQQVKENETKTVTNLFWGARPVNATDSNRQQVKENQTKTVTNLFWGARPVNDSQQVKGNQTKTVTNLFWGARPVNDSQQVKENKTKTVTDLFGGARPANNSQQVKENQTKTVTNLFWGARPVNDSQQVKENQTKTVTDFFGGARPVNDSQQVKENQTKTVTDFFGGARPVNDSQQVKENETKTVTNLFWGARPANNSQQVKENQTKTVTNLFWGARPVNDSQQVKENETRTVTNFWGERPVNYSQ
- the LOC127504080 gene encoding tripartite motif-containing protein 12A-like isoform X36; the encoded protein is MAFSFAEEDFSCPVCCDIFVNPVLLSCSHSVCSACIQRFWNNKRFKECPVCRKTSSNDRPPLNLALRNLCESFQQERSQRSSSEDEMVCSFHKEKLKLFCLDDQQPVCLVCRDSRKHSNHRFCPVDEAAMDNKEILKASLNHLQEELRISVNLEQNLCKTAEDIKFHAQLTEMLIKEEFEELHEILRNEEAARITALREEEEQRNQIMEEKMKEATKQISSLTSIIEDIEEQMKAEDVSFLQNFKATLQRAQYSLPDPDPSPNVTITFTDHLTNLKLNVLQKMQDNVGKTSAFSINRSHFLIDEVKYNEDKHFQSAGGNMFGGQQSKKGQPQEVKPMKHRSEFSFKDSQHEEGKEGRTQSKLRKEERTRSKLRKDGRTRSKYSLKHTL
- the LOC127504080 gene encoding uncharacterized protein LOC127504080 isoform X4 — translated: MAFSFAEEDFSCPVCCDIFVNPVLLSCSHSVCSACIQRFWNNKRFKECPVCRKTSSNDRPPLNLALRNLCESFQQERSQRSSSEDEMVCSFHKEKLKLFCLDDQQPVCLVCRDSRKHSNHRFCPVDEAAMDNKEILKASLNHLQEELRISVNLEQNLCKTAEDIKFHAQLTEMLIKEEFEELHEILRNEEAARITALREEEEQRNQIMEEKMKEATKQISSLTSIIEDIEEQMKAEDVSFLQNFKATLQRAQYSLPDPDLSPSETITFPNHLTNLKFNVLQKMQGNIDKSSDFSINHSHVLFDDSVKYNEYKHFQSSRGNSPNMFGGQRSKETKTVPNLFWGARPVNDSRQVKENETKTVTNLFWGARPVNDSQQVKENETKTVPNLFWGARPVNDSRQVKENETKTVTDFLGGTRPANDSRQVKENETKTVTDFLGGARPVNDSQQVKENQTKTVTDFFGGARPVNDSQQVKENQTKTVTDFFGGARPVNDSQQVKENETKTVTNLFWGARPVNATDSNRQQVKENQTKTVTNLFWGARPVNDSQQVKGNQTKTVTNLFWGARPVNDSQQVKENKTKTVTDLFGGARPVNDSQHVKENQTKTVTDFFGGARPVNDSQQVKENQTKTVTDFFGGARPVNDSQQVKENQTKTVTDFFGGARPVNDSQQVKENETKTVTNLFWGARPVNATDSNRQQVKENQTKTVTNLFWGARPVNDSQQVKGNQTKTVTNLFWGARPVNDSQQVKENKTKTVTDLFGGARPANNSQQVKENQTKTVTNLFWGARPVNDSQQVKENQTKTVTDFFGGARPVNDSQQVKENQTKTVTDFFGGARPVNDSQQVKENETKTVTNLFWGARPANNSQQVKENQTKTVTNLFWGARPVNDSQQVKENETRTVTNFWGERPVNYSQ